In a single window of the Hoyosella subflava DQS3-9A1 genome:
- a CDS encoding transglutaminase family protein — MSDRLYEVTHITTYTYPEPVTSSYGRGYLTPLELPEQRRREHAVSVSPEPSDQSFMTDFYGNTAFYFHVTSDHDELVVTGRSLVEVDAPQEGHLTTGPAGAPWELSRPVGREAARAVDFRLDNDPPEVTDVVREYAAPIFVPGRSLAEAIWDLTHRIYTDFTYHSGSTTVSTRVAEVMHRRSGVCQDFARVAIACLRAQGLAASYVSGYLATTPPPGKERMVGADATHAWAAVWLPGGAWLAFDPTNDQFVDERYVTVARGRDFVDVSPLRGIIYTRAKTSSMSVSVDVAPVASVGTS; from the coding sequence GTGAGCGACCGCCTGTACGAAGTCACGCACATTACGACGTACACCTACCCGGAGCCGGTGACGTCTTCTTACGGACGCGGTTACCTGACTCCGCTGGAACTCCCGGAACAGCGGCGGCGTGAACACGCCGTCAGTGTCTCTCCCGAGCCCTCGGATCAGTCGTTCATGACTGACTTCTATGGAAACACCGCCTTTTACTTCCACGTCACGTCGGACCACGACGAACTCGTCGTGACGGGCCGGTCGCTCGTTGAAGTCGATGCGCCGCAGGAGGGGCATTTGACGACGGGACCGGCGGGTGCGCCGTGGGAGCTTTCACGGCCAGTCGGGAGGGAAGCGGCACGGGCCGTCGACTTCCGGCTCGACAACGACCCACCAGAGGTGACCGACGTTGTGCGCGAGTACGCGGCGCCAATATTCGTGCCCGGCAGATCCCTGGCCGAGGCGATATGGGACCTTACCCACCGGATCTACACCGACTTCACATATCACTCCGGATCAACGACCGTGTCAACGCGGGTGGCGGAGGTGATGCATCGCCGGTCGGGGGTATGCCAGGACTTCGCCCGAGTAGCGATCGCCTGCTTGCGTGCGCAGGGTCTCGCGGCGAGTTACGTATCGGGGTATCTTGCCACGACGCCACCTCCTGGCAAGGAGCGGATGGTCGGCGCGGACGCGACGCACGCGTGGGCCGCGGTGTGGCTGCCGGGAGGCGCTTGGCTGGCGTTTGATCCCACGAATGACCAGTTTGTGGACGAACGTTATGTCACCGTCGCGCGGGGTCGAGATTTCGTTGACGTTTCCCCGCTGCGCGGCATCATCTACACCCGAGCAAAGACGAGTTCGATGTCGGTGTCCGTCGACGTGGCTCCGGTCGCGTCCGTGGGAACTTCCTGA
- a CDS encoding phosphotransferase family protein yields the protein MTALFTNSMTAVVAAAQRVLTKRYGVNVHLADPEDLGGSGQAAVLRVRVAESPIRLPRTLIIKQMWDSRASGVEGFIREAASYQFANSLARDQRPGPELLGHDLDQRLLILSDLGDARTLGVLLTGENPASATHLLMALAQALGRMHAATAGRADDFAALLRRARGTLSPQATADDVEAVLPSVPTLLSDVLGVSTPVEVVSAVESASQLLSNGSFRAFTPADLCPDNIVVSTDGVKFLDYEWGGFRDATLDLGCMLVSFPQCLCDLGLTVEQSDAMVEAWRAEIAGLWPQLLDDDVLYPRLLDARMLWVWLSTAWHLPEDYARRAMERDHVLAVPPAQALASRWAGLALAADQIGADAIADHADQVMDALNRRTGFTG from the coding sequence ATGACCGCACTTTTTACCAATTCAATGACGGCTGTGGTGGCTGCCGCCCAGCGTGTGCTGACGAAGCGCTACGGCGTGAACGTCCATCTGGCCGATCCAGAGGATCTGGGGGGAAGCGGTCAAGCAGCTGTGCTTCGCGTTCGCGTTGCTGAATCTCCGATCCGCCTTCCCCGCACTCTCATCATCAAACAGATGTGGGACTCCCGTGCGAGCGGTGTTGAAGGCTTTATCCGGGAGGCCGCGTCCTACCAGTTCGCCAACTCGCTCGCACGCGATCAGCGTCCAGGGCCGGAACTTCTCGGACACGACCTGGACCAGCGCTTGCTCATTCTGTCGGACCTCGGAGACGCCCGAACGCTCGGTGTCCTGCTGACCGGTGAGAATCCCGCATCGGCCACCCACCTCCTCATGGCCCTCGCCCAAGCGCTTGGGCGAATGCATGCCGCGACAGCCGGCCGTGCCGATGATTTCGCGGCGCTACTGCGCCGGGCCCGCGGCACACTGTCCCCGCAGGCGACTGCCGACGATGTAGAGGCGGTGCTGCCCTCAGTCCCGACGCTGCTTTCTGACGTACTCGGAGTGAGCACGCCCGTAGAGGTGGTCAGTGCTGTGGAGTCCGCCTCGCAACTCCTCTCGAATGGGTCGTTCCGCGCGTTCACCCCTGCAGATCTGTGCCCGGACAATATCGTCGTGAGCACCGACGGAGTGAAGTTCCTCGACTACGAGTGGGGCGGGTTCCGGGACGCCACACTTGACCTCGGTTGCATGCTCGTCTCATTCCCGCAGTGCCTGTGCGACCTTGGTCTCACCGTTGAGCAGTCCGACGCGATGGTCGAAGCGTGGCGAGCGGAGATCGCAGGGCTGTGGCCGCAACTGCTCGACGACGATGTCCTTTACCCGCGGTTGCTCGACGCCCGAATGTTATGGGTGTGGCTGTCAACCGCATGGCACCTTCCGGAGGACTACGCGCGCCGCGCCATGGAGCGCGATCACGTCCTAGCAGTGCCGCCTGCGCAGGCGCTGGCGAGCCGATGGGCCGGTTTGGCGCTGGCCGCGGACCAGATTGGCGCCGACGCGATAGCTGATCACGCAGATCAGGTGATGGACGCACTCAATCGCCGGACTGGCTTCACCGGCTAG
- a CDS encoding replication-associated recombination protein A translates to MSEELDDVLFSTASVPGRTEQRGPAGTSRGALRPLAVRMRPESLDEVVGQEHLLAHASPLRRLIEGSGAASVILYGPPGTGKTTMASLISQATGRRFEALSALSAGVKDVRAVIDLARRRLVNGEQTVLFIDEVHRFSRTQQDALLSAVEDRTVLLVAATTENPSFSVVAPLLSRSLILQLKPLDAPAIGTLIDRAVSDSRGLAGQVRLTAEARDHLIALSAGDARRGLTALEAAAESAVARNPDTASAPVAVGLETVEASVDRAAVRYDRDGDQHYDVISAFIKSIRGSDVDAALHYLARMITAGEDPRFIARRLVVHASEDIGMADPSALQTAAAAAQAVQLIGMPEAGLTLAHATIHLATAPKSNGVVAALNAAMKDVAAGKAGPVPAHLRDGHYSGASSLGSAVGYRYPHDVVEGVLPQQYPPDELVGVDYYRPAGRGTERDLVVRVSKLRKIIRGK, encoded by the coding sequence GTGAGCGAAGAGCTTGACGACGTCCTCTTCAGTACTGCCTCTGTACCGGGGCGAACTGAGCAGCGCGGGCCGGCCGGAACATCGCGTGGTGCGCTGCGGCCGCTGGCGGTTCGCATGCGGCCGGAATCGCTGGATGAGGTCGTAGGGCAGGAACATCTACTTGCTCATGCGTCGCCCTTGCGCCGCCTCATCGAAGGTTCTGGTGCCGCATCGGTGATCCTCTACGGCCCTCCGGGCACCGGGAAAACGACGATGGCATCGCTGATTTCCCAGGCCACGGGCCGCCGGTTTGAGGCGCTCTCCGCGTTGTCGGCGGGCGTCAAAGACGTCCGCGCCGTGATCGATCTCGCGCGCCGCCGCCTCGTCAACGGGGAGCAAACGGTGCTTTTCATCGACGAGGTCCACCGCTTTTCCCGAACTCAGCAGGATGCCCTTCTCTCCGCCGTCGAAGACAGAACGGTGTTGCTCGTTGCTGCCACGACCGAAAACCCTTCCTTCTCTGTGGTCGCACCATTGCTGTCGCGGTCGCTCATCTTGCAGTTAAAGCCACTCGACGCGCCCGCGATTGGAACCTTGATCGACCGAGCGGTTTCAGACTCACGCGGGCTCGCTGGGCAAGTACGTCTGACGGCCGAAGCCCGGGACCATCTGATCGCGTTGTCCGCCGGTGACGCGCGGCGTGGTCTGACGGCGCTGGAGGCGGCGGCAGAATCGGCAGTGGCGCGCAACCCAGACACGGCGTCTGCGCCGGTGGCTGTCGGCCTGGAAACAGTTGAAGCTTCCGTAGACAGGGCGGCTGTGCGCTATGACCGAGATGGCGACCAGCATTATGACGTTATCAGTGCCTTCATCAAATCAATCCGTGGTTCCGACGTCGATGCTGCGCTGCACTATCTCGCGAGGATGATCACCGCGGGAGAGGATCCGCGGTTCATCGCGCGCAGGCTTGTAGTGCATGCCAGTGAGGACATCGGCATGGCTGATCCGTCCGCGCTGCAGACGGCGGCGGCTGCTGCGCAAGCGGTACAGCTGATCGGAATGCCGGAGGCCGGCCTGACGCTGGCGCACGCGACGATTCATTTGGCGACGGCCCCGAAATCCAACGGTGTGGTGGCGGCGCTGAACGCGGCAATGAAGGACGTCGCCGCGGGCAAAGCGGGGCCCGTGCCTGCTCACCTCCGTGACGGTCACTATTCGGGAGCATCGTCGCTGGGCAGCGCCGTCGGTTACCGCTACCCGCACGACGTCGTGGAAGGGGTGCTTCCGCAGCAGTATCCGCCGGATGAACTGGTTGGGGTGGACTACTATCGGCCGGCCGGGCGCGGCACCGAGCGGGACTTGGTCGTCCGGGTCTCGAAGCTCCGCAAGATCATCCGGGGGAAGTAG
- a CDS encoding alkaline phosphatase D family protein, with the protein MVISRRALLRSAAAFSGAGAVAAASHSVAFAQAGPAFNHGVASGDPLPDRVVLWTRITPSSEALPGSGLGPAVSVRWEVSRDAAFASLAAQGTATTGPERDHTVKIDASGLEPDTVYFYRFTGLGAAAQVTSPVGTTRTAPAPSAGVSRLRFGVVSCSNWEAGYFAAYRHLADRGDLDAVIHLGDYLYEYGAGEYGGKAGSVRFHQPAHDIVSLADYRIRHGQYKGDPDLQRLHASVPWIPIWDDHESANDAWRGGAENHDAASQGPWETRYRSALQAYLEWMPVRPGGTGDRLYRRLQFGDLCELSMIDLRSYRDEPAAAGTGWPAVDATERTITGSDQMSWLVTGLTTAAARWRLIGNPVMIAPLVVPPLEPATTEALTTMLGLPRGGIPINTDQWDGYTADRRRIIDAITTTGTSNVVFLTGDIHSTWASELPINPANYPAAGTAAVEFVVPSVTSKNIDDILGVPERSVSPAAEEAIRQVNPHVRYVELDSHGYGVCEVTPGHVQMDWFFVGNLANPATAARHALSYRTRDGSPTIEPARVLDPATHRPGRS; encoded by the coding sequence ATGGTGATCTCACGGCGAGCGTTGCTGCGCTCAGCTGCAGCGTTTTCGGGTGCGGGAGCGGTCGCCGCAGCATCACATTCAGTAGCGTTCGCACAAGCGGGCCCTGCGTTCAACCATGGCGTCGCTTCGGGTGATCCACTGCCCGATCGTGTCGTCCTCTGGACCCGGATCACACCCTCCTCAGAAGCGCTGCCCGGTTCCGGTCTGGGTCCCGCGGTGAGCGTGCGTTGGGAGGTGTCGCGGGATGCCGCTTTCGCGTCACTGGCCGCGCAGGGCACAGCGACAACCGGCCCGGAGCGAGACCATACCGTCAAGATCGATGCAAGCGGACTCGAACCTGACACCGTCTACTTCTACCGCTTTACTGGGCTCGGTGCCGCCGCCCAAGTGACCTCGCCGGTGGGCACCACACGTACTGCGCCTGCGCCTTCGGCCGGCGTTTCACGGCTGAGGTTTGGTGTGGTTTCCTGCTCGAATTGGGAGGCCGGGTATTTCGCTGCGTACCGGCATCTCGCGGACCGCGGCGACCTCGATGCGGTCATCCACCTCGGAGATTATCTGTACGAGTATGGCGCTGGCGAATACGGCGGTAAGGCCGGGTCGGTCAGGTTCCATCAACCTGCCCATGACATCGTCTCGCTCGCCGACTACCGGATCCGTCACGGACAGTACAAGGGCGATCCGGACCTGCAGCGTCTCCACGCGTCAGTGCCGTGGATTCCCATCTGGGACGACCACGAATCGGCAAATGACGCATGGCGCGGCGGCGCTGAGAACCATGACGCCGCTTCGCAGGGGCCGTGGGAAACGCGATACCGCAGCGCACTGCAGGCCTATCTGGAATGGATGCCGGTGCGGCCTGGAGGAACCGGAGACCGGCTGTATCGCCGCCTTCAGTTCGGTGACTTGTGCGAATTGTCGATGATCGACCTCAGAAGCTATCGCGATGAGCCGGCCGCCGCCGGTACAGGCTGGCCTGCGGTGGACGCGACCGAGCGTACGATCACCGGTTCCGATCAAATGTCATGGCTGGTCACAGGACTGACAACCGCCGCGGCGCGGTGGCGGCTGATCGGCAATCCAGTAATGATTGCTCCGCTGGTGGTCCCGCCGCTCGAACCGGCGACAACGGAGGCCCTCACCACGATGCTCGGTCTGCCACGCGGCGGTATCCCGATCAACACGGATCAGTGGGACGGTTATACGGCTGACCGGCGACGGATCATTGACGCCATCACAACGACCGGGACGTCCAACGTCGTGTTCCTGACCGGGGACATTCACTCGACGTGGGCCAGTGAACTGCCGATAAACCCGGCGAACTACCCCGCCGCCGGGACGGCAGCCGTTGAATTCGTCGTTCCCTCGGTGACATCGAAGAACATCGACGACATCCTCGGCGTGCCCGAGCGCTCTGTCAGTCCCGCGGCTGAAGAAGCAATCCGCCAGGTGAACCCTCACGTCCGTTACGTCGAACTGGATTCTCACGGCTACGGCGTTTGTGAGGTGACTCCTGGCCACGTGCAGATGGACTGGTTCTTTGTGGGGAACCTTGCGAACCCCGCCACTGCTGCCCGGCACGCCCTGTCATATCGAACGCGCGACGGCAGTCCCACGATCGAGCCCGCCCGTGTCCTCGATCCCGCCACGCACCGCCCAGGAAGGTCCTGA
- a CDS encoding alkaline phosphatase family protein: protein MPSQNPRITRRTLIAGTGAAAAGLVATRANAAPPPGGAIDVHVVVVDGLRVDEVNGALMPVLSALAREGSRYVTANAIQVAETLPNHAAMMTGVLPHRNGVPANKIFDRTEGQFRYLERPDDLTVPTMLDLARTQRGLTTASVLSKEYLHGLFQGRASVHWNPSPLIPLTDHAPDQSTMDALLRTLAEHHPRLTFSNLGDVDRVGHIDVTGTGFRYARTAAVRNTDEQLGRFVSYMRDSGSWNRSVIIVVADHSMDWSAPLSLISLQIPFALDPLLRDNVMIADNGGASLWYWTGAAQSRDEAVQRMRRIAEGHAGVASTHETAQFGLGERAGDLVAFCHPGWRFTDPTVLSNPIPGNHGHDVTLPIPLIVSGGHPSVPRGQTFTSAVTTMDVAPTVASLLSISAPPGGFDGAVLPGFSG, encoded by the coding sequence ATGCCGTCCCAGAACCCACGAATCACGCGTCGCACTCTTATCGCGGGAACCGGTGCTGCTGCCGCGGGCCTCGTCGCGACACGAGCGAATGCTGCGCCACCACCAGGTGGCGCAATTGACGTCCACGTGGTGGTTGTCGACGGACTCCGCGTCGACGAGGTCAACGGGGCGCTCATGCCGGTGCTCTCGGCGCTCGCCCGCGAGGGCAGCCGCTACGTCACCGCGAACGCTATACAGGTCGCGGAAACGTTGCCAAACCACGCGGCGATGATGACTGGGGTCCTCCCACACCGCAATGGCGTACCCGCGAACAAGATCTTCGACCGCACTGAGGGACAGTTCCGCTATCTCGAGCGGCCAGATGACCTCACCGTGCCGACGATGCTGGATCTCGCCCGGACCCAGCGGGGCCTCACGACAGCAAGTGTCCTCTCCAAGGAGTACCTGCACGGGCTTTTCCAGGGCCGCGCATCTGTGCACTGGAACCCGTCTCCGCTGATTCCGCTCACTGATCACGCGCCTGATCAGTCGACGATGGACGCGCTCCTGCGGACTCTCGCCGAGCACCACCCCCGACTCACGTTCTCCAACCTCGGCGACGTCGACCGCGTCGGCCATATCGATGTCACTGGCACCGGCTTCCGGTATGCGCGCACGGCTGCTGTGCGCAACACCGACGAACAACTTGGTCGCTTCGTTTCCTACATGCGGGACTCTGGAAGCTGGAACCGAAGCGTCATCATCGTCGTGGCCGACCACTCGATGGACTGGTCAGCGCCACTATCGCTGATCAGCTTGCAGATCCCGTTCGCGCTCGACCCGCTCCTCCGGGATAACGTCATGATCGCCGACAACGGCGGCGCGTCGCTCTGGTACTGGACCGGTGCGGCCCAGAGCCGTGACGAAGCGGTGCAGCGTATGCGCCGCATCGCAGAGGGACATGCCGGGGTGGCCTCAACTCACGAAACCGCACAATTCGGGCTCGGCGAGCGGGCAGGCGACCTCGTGGCGTTCTGTCACCCAGGGTGGCGCTTCACCGATCCCACTGTGCTGTCAAACCCGATACCTGGCAACCATGGCCACGACGTGACCCTGCCGATTCCACTCATTGTGAGCGGCGGCCATCCGTCAGTCCCGCGCGGACAAACGTTCACATCGGCGGTGACCACGATGGACGTGGCGCCAACGGTGGCGTCGCTCTTGAGTATCAGCGCGCCACCGGGCGGTTTCGACGGAGCCGTACTTCCCGGCTTCTCCGGCTGA